The Mytilus trossulus isolate FHL-02 chromosome 13, PNRI_Mtr1.1.1.hap1, whole genome shotgun sequence genome has a segment encoding these proteins:
- the LOC134694267 gene encoding uncharacterized protein LOC134694267, with amino-acid sequence MADSKFCAGCQRSDEDITAVSWCSDCSELVCKTCSRVHERMSPPHKIVPMKEIQQLSSSLLTLSKNCDSHPDQKIALYCCQHDKVVCVSCVSISHQNCKSIISIEKAARGVKDGTAISDLERRISNLCQVTENRRSQSEKTLVDLEKSRTKIKTRVSEIKQKVIAHLDTLEAEIHKDIDSKYKNCTESVSRNKNSIQSNADSLCTWKRDLNSLKQHTSEVHLFQVVKFLDAKAYQKELEIREIQTATVPILKYHPSEFESKMKKLVQDLGTITVENVQVQMPVLDIDQQGQFLNRDKRKLSLAQSFPTTKLGTGVSIFRGCFISGYRLLLCHYNEKRLIVCRLDASNFTVIEMDYSPHNISLYDKTHVVVSVVDKGIQIIDLTSLKPGRTIKVEGNCYGITSVNEKIWVKNKPYTLTIVDINGKVFKVIKTTFNPNDICANQDGDVYCTDNQSNKVYEVTSDGKEREIYSSPDLDGSYGVAVDDRGDVYVAGYTSNNIHRISNDGQTHDIVLSADDGIYRPFGLSYNNETKELLVFNDYGDSINIYRIQ; translated from the coding sequence ATGGCGGACAGTAAATTCTGTGCCGGTTGTCAGCGCAGTGATGAAGACATTACAGCTGTATCTTGGTGCAGTGACTGCAGTGAACTTGTATGCAAGACGTGTTCTAGAGTTCACGAAAGGATGTCCCCGCCTCACAAGATAGTACCAATGAAAGAGATACAACAACTCAGTTCGTCACTTCTTACATTGTCCAAGAACTGTGACAGTCATCCAGATCAAAAGATTGCACTGTACTGCTGTCAACATGACAAGGTAGTCTGCGTGTCATGTGTTTCGATATCACATCAAAATTGCAAGTCTAtcatttcaattgaaaaagcTGCTAGAGGCGTGAAAGATGGTACCGCTATTTCTGATCTAGAGAGAAGAATTTCAAACCTTTGTCAAGTTACAGAGAACAGACGGAGTCAAAGTGAGAAAACACTTGTAGATTTGGAAAAGAGTCGTACCAAAATAAAGACAAGGGTGTCAGAAATCAAACAGAAAGTCATTGCTCATTTAGATACGTTAGAAGCAGAGATACATAAAGATATTGATTCTAAGTATAAAAATTGTACTGAGAGTGTGTCCCGAAATAAAAATAGCATACAATCCAATGCAGACTCGCTGTGTACATGGAAAAGGGATTTAAATTCACTGAAGCAACATACATCAGAAGTTCATTTATTCCAGGTGGTAAAATTTCTAGATGCAAAAGCTTACCAAAAAGAATTAGAAATCAGAGAAATCCAAACAGCTACTGTTCCGATACTTAAATATCATCCGTCAGAATTTGAGTCGAAAATGAAGAAACTAGTCCAAGACTTAGGTACAATAACGGTAGAAAATGTCCAAGTCCAAATGCCTGTACTAGATATCGATCAACAAGGTCAATTTCTCAATAGGGATAAAAGAAAGTTATCACTGGCACAGTCATTCCCGACCACAAAATTAGGTACTGGCGTAAGTATCTTTAGAGGATGCTTTATATCTGGCTATAGGTTACTCCTCTGTCACTACAATGAGAAACGACTTATTGTTTGTAGACTTGATGCATCAAACTTTACTGTGATTGAAATGGATTATTCACCACACAACATAAGCTTATATGACAAAACCCATGTTGTAGTATCTGTAGTTGATAAAGGTATCCAGATCATCGATCTGACATCATTGAAGCCTGGAAGGACAATTAAAGTTGAAGGAAACTGTTATGGAATTACCAGTGTAAATGAAAAGATATGGGTAAAAAATAAACCTTACACTCTAACCATTGTGGATATCAATGGTAAagtttttaaagtaataaaaacaacatttaatcCTAATGATATCTGTGCAAATCAAGATGGTGATGTCTATTGCACTGACAACCAAAGTAATAAAGTATACGAAGTAACATCGGATGGAAAAGAACGTGAAATATACAGCAGTCCTGACCTGGACGGTTCTTATGGTGTAGCCGTAGATGACCGTGGTGATGTGTATGTAGCAGGATATACATCAAACAACATACATAGAATATCTAATGATG